In Paramisgurnus dabryanus chromosome 14, PD_genome_1.1, whole genome shotgun sequence, one genomic interval encodes:
- the atxn7l2a gene encoding ataxin-7-like protein 2a, with the protein MMAVRERAVKVMAALERRVPCLDDFVGQSWSVWTERANPTASEGSDGDEYSKNGKKTMETMTLRKEDMSIFGHYPGHDDFYLVVCDHCSQVVKPQAFEKHCERRHGPLGKLYAHLRSTPPPSQQQRPRHGHTPPSHGTCSWSGRNQNVGPPRASPQSPSTPPQFRHSKPPKDGVWHSSSEKTSNSGHSESSVFKQPPPIEPTRSSPPPTHRDPPWPHGGPSPSRPSSSERPQSQKGESPSAPNTSGHLRGQRTYKMVSKKCDLDRHCGVMDAERKKVCTRLLTCNIHSIHQRRKVQGRSKNFDQLVAELKMSSKAREWVSQAPEGSAAQSVSPEPQRDSPATPLCRRPLTNSPAFRTQPASESVEDEKPHLDDGSTRPHSPLTQGHISGDESEAEGNDDTTDWHSTPWHPKPAAICSFGSHSMGHGIFTFDRRLHHLRSAMSVMVENHLSAHLWRKIPQASQSPPAKPVAVPASPSSISQHSKLKTGSHNPTSLKTSFYSSHGPGKEPNPQSSSTSKSYSQSENSGVSQSTASPSSKLSRAPTQSGPGRPKNPVGRPSKQQLRLREAERTSSVDAGALRKRKASFDESDAVSPDKNCVTHSKGRPLISKTPPSASHGQTNGTLSPASKPRPHMTPSETHGPSSWAFKKTHPSAHHSPPDAVPHSRGVDSGLHSRMASYDHKGLGKKRKNSGSSPPSKPHRLPTSPHSGFYPWKESKGSGLSVGGEKKLSTQKPKLHH; encoded by the exons ATGATGGCGGTGCGTGAACGCGCAGTTAAAGTAATGGCTGCTCTGGAACGGCGGGTGCCTTGTCTCGATGATTTCGTTGGCCAAAGCTGGAGCGTCTGGACGGAAAGAGCCAACCCGACAGCATCGGAGG GGTCTGATGGCGATGAATACAGCAAGAATGGCAAAAAAACGATGGAAACCATGACATTGAGGAAGGAGG ATATGTCCATCTTTGGGCACTATCCCGGACACGATGACTTCTACCTGGTGGTGTGTGACCACTGCAGTCAGGTGGTGAAGCCTCAGGCCTTCGAGAAGCATTGTGAGAGGAGACACGGCCCTCTGGGTAAGCTCTATGCACACCTCCGCTCCACACCACCTCCGTCTCAGCAGCAGAGACCCCGTCATGGGCACACCCCACCGTCACATGGAACCTGTTCTTGGAGTGGGAGAAACCAGAATGTCGGACCCCCGCGGGCTTCACCACAGTCTCCCTCCACACCGCCGCAGTTCAGACACTCAAAGCCACCAAAAGATGGAGTTTG GCATTCTTCTTCGGAAAAGACCTCCAACTCGGGACATTCAGAATCGTCTGTTTTTAAGCAGCCTCCACCCATTGAACCCACGCGCAGCTCCCCTCCCCCTACCCACAGAGACCCTCCATGGCCCCATGGAGGCCCTTCGCCCAGTCGGCCCTCCTCTTCCGAAAGACCCCAGTCCCAGAAAGGGGAGTCGCCCTCGGCTCCCAACACCTCTGGACATCTTCGTGGACAACGAACTTATAAGATGGTCTCCA AAAAATGTGACCTTGACAGGCACTGTGGCGTCATGGATGCCGAGAGAAAGAAAGTTTGTACACGACTTCTGACCTGCAAT ATTCATTCCATCCATCAGAGGAGGAAGGTCCAGGGCCGGAGTAAAAACTTTGACCAGCTGGTGGCAGAGCTGAAGATGAGTTCGAAGGCTCGTGAATGGGTTTCTCAGGCCCCAGAAGGTTCTGCAGCTCAGTCCGTGAGCCCAGAACCTCAGAGAGATTCACCTGCAACGCCCCTCTGCCGGCGACCTCTTACAAATAGCCCTGCATTCAG AACGCAACCTGCATCTGAAAGTGTAGAGGACGAGAAGCCTCATCTGGATGATGGGAGCACACGGCCACACTCTCCTCTCACCCAGGGCCACATCTCAGGTGATGAGAGTGAAGCAGAGGGCAATGATGACACGACAGACTGGCATTCAACTCCATGGCATCCAAAACCAGCCGCG ATTTGTTCATTTGGGAGTCATTCTATGGGCCATGGCATCTTCACTTTTGATCGACGGTTGCACCATCTACGATCTGCCATGAGTGTCATGGTGGAGAACCACCTCAGTGCCCATTTGTGGAG AAAAATACCTCAAGCATCCCAGAGTCCCCCAGCCAAGCCTGTCGCTGTTCCTGCCTCTCCTTCCTCCATTTCCCAGCATTCCAAACTAAAAACAGGAAGTCACAACCCCACCTCTCTCAAGACTTCCTTTTACTCTTCTCACGGACCAGGCAAGGAGCCAAACCCGCAGAGTTCCTCCACCAGCAAATCTTACAGTCAATCAGAAAACTCTGGGGTCAGCCAGTCCACCGCCTCCCCTTCTAGTAAACTCAGCCGGGCTCCGACTCAGTCAGGCCCCGGGCGGCCCAAAAACCCGGTCGGTCGCCCCAGCAAGCAGCAACTGCGCCTCAGGGAAGCAGAGCGGACGTCCTCCGTGGACGCCGGTGCACTGCGAAAGCGCAAAGCCTCTTTCGACGAGTCGGACGCTGTCAGCCCGGACAAGAATTGCGTGACGCATAGCAAAGGGCGGCCTCTCATTAGCAAAACCCCACCGTCAGCCTCTCACGGACAAACCAATGGCACGCTTTCACCGGCGAGCAAGCCACGCCCCCACATGACCCCCTCGGAAACCCACGGACCGTCCTCGTGGGCCTTTAAAAAGACTCACCCGTCGGCCCACCACTCGCCTCCAGATGCTGTCCCGCACAGCCGAGGAGTGGACTCAGGACTGCACAGCAGGATGGCCAGTTATGATCACAAGGGTTTGGGGAAAAAACGCAAGAACAGTGGCTCGTCGCCTCCTTCCAAACCCCACCGGCTGCCCACCTCCCCTCATTCTGGTTTCTATCCATGGAAAGAAAGCAAAGGATCGGGACTCTCTGTCGGGGGGGAGAAGAAACTCAGCACACAAAAG CCAAAATTGCACCACTGA
- the cyb561d1 gene encoding probable transmembrane reductase CYB561D1: protein MPRGMRSSVDIEYSSVGEGLVMREYWLYVWLRRVSVITAHFISVGLVILISILSRPGTSLFSWHPVCMSLAFCLCMTEGILLFSAEGSPFCFKSRKWKVRLHWVIQALLLVFGATGFCFMVASKNVSEHSHFTSWHSLLGVSTMAATVLQAICGIFLLFPKLISTQSFPRLRLYHATCGLVAYLLSTVTVMTAMFTDWFQATVKGMTWYVFVFLPLFPALVVMNQITSAFLPKKKITN from the exons ATGCCGAGAGGGATGCGCTCGTCTGTGGATATTGAGTACAGCTCTGTGGGCGAAGGGCTCGTGATGCGCGAGTATTGGCTGTACGTGTGGCTGCGAAGAGTTTCTGTCATCACTGCACACTTCATCTCAGTCGGACTGGTTATTCTCATATCCATACTGTCCAGACCCGGAACAA GTCTTTTCTCTTGGCATCCTGTCTGCATGTCACTTGCG TTTTGCCTGTGCATGACAGAAGGGATCCTGCTTTTCTCCGCTGAGGGAAGTCCGTTCTGCTTTAAATCCCGTAAATGGAAAGTCCGTCTGCATTGGGTTATCCAGGCTCTGCTGCTTGTGTTCGGAGCTACAGGCTTTTGTTTCATGGTGGCCAGTAAGAACGTTTCGGAGCATTCTCATTTCACTTCATGGCACAGTCTGTTGGGCGTCAGCACGATGGCCGCTACCGTCTTGCAAGCGATCTGTGGCATCTTTCTTCTGTTTCCCAAGCTCATCAGCACTCAGTCGTTTCCTCGATTAAGACTGTATCATGCCACCTGTGGACTGGTGGCCTACCTGTTGTCCACCGTCACAGTCATGACAGCCATGTTTACAGACTGGTTTCAGGCTACGGTTAAAGGCATGACTTGGTACGTCTTCGTGTTCTTACCGCTTTTTCCCGCCTTGGTGGTGATGAACCAAATCACCAGTGCCTTTCTGCCCAAAAAGAAGATTACTAACTGA
- the zbtb40 gene encoding zinc finger and BTB domain-containing protein 40, with amino-acid sequence MELPNYSRQLMQQLNALRKEKRFCDCSILVGETPHPAHKLVLAASSMLFKSVLEGSDSISIDTDLISSQEFSCLLDLVYTGKLPPGKHNITRLIAAADSLQMFDVAVGCKNILNDLMKQTSETGDTETREGSSIKDLRSIEDSAIEMIEQNQPRLKKILQRVRPCADALETWNTISAEERQVILGNFKDDPSEDEIYQQLLGLIRDERVLSAQTVLKLVDQLKHLISDPESAIEQEKSEDCPNPKDPTALGQRSGGLLDHMSKLTHQLSSVNNLSELLTKAVNGCKNDVEKMEVLECCNAPSSVEVVKSLFCKLKETTITEETLQMLLHEVKKSSADLANLLENLKDTGGEQSEKCTGMDLLKTFQNRLTKLNLNHQFIEESLKTGPDISAVERECIQALLEEQADVDVCERLISSVFKDGSSLQAVTVWRILVWGQTRNPNLQLIIQEVKEKPDAQDLLQTIEDLDVIFEHKSLILETVSDISLLERGVEAMAHGTEQAAEFLQSCQNADGELESVSQVLERVLSRDSPFASPLCQLLSANQQNFPQLSTLAKDLKHTASGAQAVPNPSELEQEGSAADSEDEEEDDSVTRGKRKLVPVSYSCEWCKKTFDFKCRLIKHKKVCALLPEKEQCCSKCPMTFPTLKSLHQHCTETHDGPPAKKKKKEEVQCDLCDKTFKHSSGVLYHKRTEHFEEKPYACEECGAKFAATSSLKNHMRLHTGEKPFHCKHCDMSFSVAAALSYHTKKKHAEGKMYCCQYCSASFAQSIELTRHVRTHTGDKPYVCRDCGKGFKQANGLSVHLQTFHNLTEPHDCQKCRVSFSSLDELRQHIQDNHPKDLHQCPDCSKLFNNEASLEKHMTVHDGSKPYSCKTCNKCYQTVSGLWYHNRTAHPESITAQGNKPIKSLLQCDKCVKTFSNRNSLLKHQITNHTVHLWKCVNCDGTLTSEVELQQHICSGPSNQIDSVFSCAVCSLHFSSEPEFQQHFLSTHLQDETQSQVSSSQTVIQCEDMVSQEAEQVIGLDQSQIEPSEQVFVALGDQQDTASGSGIVALSMEDLLNGTVTLICEEGQ; translated from the exons AGTGCTTGCTGCGTCCAGCATGTTATTTAAGTCGGTTCTCGAGGGTTCTGACAGCATCTCCATCGACACAGATTTAATCTCCTCTCAAGAGTTTTCTTGTCTTTTGGACCTCGTGTATACCGGTAAACTACCTCCTGGCAAGCACAACATCACTCGGCTCATAGCCGCTGCAGACAGCTTGCAGATGTTTGACGTTGCTGTGGGTTGTAAAAACATTCTCAATGACCTTATGAAACAAACCTCGGAGACCGGGGACACGGAAACACGTGAGGGGTCATCTATTAAAGATTTGAGAAGTATAGAGGACAGTGCAATTGAGATGATCGAACAAAATCAACCAAGGCTCAAAAAGATCCTGCAGAGGGTACGGCCGTGTGCTGACGCTCTTGAAACCTGGAATACAATCTCTGCAGAGGAACGCCAG GTCATACTAGGCAATTTCAAAGATGATCCATCAGAAGATGAGATTTACCAGCAATTGCTCGGTCTGATCCGGGATGAGAGAGTCCTGTCAGCTCAGACTGTCCTTAAATTGGTAGATCAGTTAAAACACTTAATTTCTGATCCAGAATCAGCAATTGAGCAAGAAAAAAGTGAGGACTGCCCTAATCCAAAAG ATCCTACAGCACTCGGTCAGCGATCAGGTGGGCTTTTGGATCACATGTCAAAACTAACTCACCAACTTTCCAGTGTCAACAACCTGTCTGAGCTTTTGACCAAAGCTGTAAACGGCTGTAAGAATGATGTGGAAAAAATG GAGGTGCTGGAGTGCTGTAATGCACCATCATCTGTTGAGGTGGTGAAGAGTTTGTTTTGTAAACTCAAAGAGACGACCATAACTGAAGAAACGCTTCAAATGCTTCTCCATGAGGTCAAGAAAAGCTCAGCAGATCTAGCAAACCTATTGGAGAACCTGAAAGACACAGGGG GTGAACAATCAGAGAAATGCACAGGGATGGATTTGTTGAAAACGTTTCAGAACAGACTCACAAAACTCAATCTGAACCACCAGTTCATCGAAGAGAGCCTTAAAACCGGTCCGGACATCTCTGCAGTCGAGAGAGAG tGTATTCAAGCCCTGCTAGAAGAGCAAGCAGATGTTGATGTGTGTGAAAGGCTGATATCTTCAGTGTTTAAAGATGGAAGTTCACTGCAAGCTGTGACTGTCTGGAGGATTCTCGTGTGGGGACAGACACGAAATCCAAATTTACAGCTCATCATACAGGAAGTCAAGGAGAAACCAGACGCTCAAGATCTCCTCCAAACCA tTGAAGACTTAGATGTGATTTTCGAGCACAAATCGCTTATTCTGGAGACCGTCAGTGATATATCTTTGCTCGAGCGAGGTGTGGAGGCGATGGCTCATGGGACAGAGCAGGCTGCTGAG TTTCTCCAAAGCTGTCAAAATGCTGACGGTGAGCTGGAGTCTGTATCGCAAGTCCTCGAGAGAGTTTTGAGTCGCGATTCGCCGTTCGCCAGTCCGCTGTGCCAGCTGCTGTCTGCCAACCAGCAGAACTTTCCTCAGCTGTCCACCTTAGCAAAAGATCTCAAACATACAG CATCTGGAGCCCAAGCAGTCCCAAACCCATCTGAATTGGAGCAAGAAGGGTCTGCTGCTGATTCTGAGGATGAGGAAGAGGACGACTCTGTAACAAGAGGAAAGAGGAAGCTCGTCCCTGTGTCCTACAGCTGTGAGTGGTGTAAAAAGACGTTTGACTTTAAATGTCGTCTGATAAAGCATAAGAAGGTTTGTGCGCTCTTGCCGGAGAAAGAGCAATGCTGCTCTAAGTGTCCCATGACATTTCCGACTCTCAAGAGCCTTCATCAGCACTGCACAGAAACCCACGACGGCCCTCCAgccaaaaagaagaaaaaggAAGAAGTACAGTGTGACCTGTGTGACAAGACCTTCAAACACTCTTCAg GTGTGCTTTATCACAAACGCACTGAACATTTTGAAGAAAAGCCGTATGCGTGCGAGGAATGTGGGGCCAAATTTGCCGCCACCTCCTCCCTCAAGAACCACATGCGTCTGCACACGGGAGAGAAACCGTTTCATTGCAAACACTGCGACATGAGCTTCTCTGTGGCCGCCGCTTTGTCTTACCACACCAAAAAGAAGCACGCAGAAG GTAAAATGTACTGCTGTCAGTACTGTTCGGCCTCGTTCGCACAATCCATCGAACTGACGCGTCACGTccgcacacacacaggagataaACCGTACGTCTGCAGGGATTGCGGAAAGGGTTTCAAACAAGCCAATGGGCTTTCTGTCCACCTACAAACCTTTCACA ACCTTACAGAGCCCCATGACTGTCAGAAATGTCGGGTGAGTTTTTCTTCGCTCGATGAACTCCGGCAGCACATTCAGGACAATCATCCTAAAGACCTGCACCAGTGTCCTGACTGTAGCAAGCTCTTCAACAACGAAGCCAGTCTGGAAAAACACATGACCGTTCATGACGGCAGCAAACCATACAGCTGCAAGACATGCAATAAATGCTACCAG ACAGTCTCGGGCCTGTGGTACCATAATCGTACGGCCCACCCCGAGAGCATCACAGCCCAGGGCAATAAACCCATTAAATCTCTGCTCCAGTGTGACAAGTGTGTCAAGACCTTCAGCAACAGAAATAGCCTATTAAAACATCAGATAACTAATCATACAG TGCACTTGTGGAAGTGTGTGAATTGTGACGGCACCCTGACGAGTGAGGTGGAGTTACAGCAGCACATCTGCAGCGGACCGTCCAACCAAATCGACTCTGTGTTCAGCTGTGCCGTCTGCTCGCTTCACTTCTCTTCAGAACCTGAATTTCAGCAGCACTTCTTATCTACACATCTACAGGATGAAACACAGTCGCAGGTCTCCAGCTCTCAGACG GTGATTCAGTGTGAGGATATGGTCAGTCAAGAGGCGGAGCAAGTGATTGGCCTTGACCAATCACAGATTGAGCCTTCAGAACAAGTGTTTGTTGCTCTTGGCGATCAACAGGACACTGCCAGCGGTTCAGGAATCGTTGCTTTGAGCATGGAAGATCTACTGAACGGCACAGTTACTCTCATCTGTGAAGAGGGTCAATAA